A region from the Algoriphagus machipongonensis genome encodes:
- a CDS encoding nucleoside deaminase: MNEALKQAKIAFEEGEIPVGAVIVLKNRIIARAYNQTEKLNDVTAHAEMLAITSAANYMGAKYLNDCKLYVTLEPCTMCAGALFWSQIGEVHYAAQDEKRGYRKSNPEILHPKTKVFQGPFREESEQLILDFFKKLRK, encoded by the coding sequence ATGAATGAGGCCTTAAAACAGGCCAAAATAGCATTCGAAGAAGGAGAGATACCTGTTGGAGCAGTCATTGTATTGAAAAATAGGATCATTGCGAGAGCCTATAATCAAACCGAAAAGCTCAATGATGTCACCGCGCATGCCGAAATGTTAGCAATCACTTCGGCTGCGAATTATATGGGAGCAAAATATCTCAACGATTGTAAGCTTTATGTTACCTTAGAGCCTTGTACGATGTGTGCTGGGGCTCTTTTTTGGTCTCAAATTGGAGAAGTACATTATGCCGCTCAGGATGAGAAGAGAGGCTATAGAAAAAGCAATCCTGAGATTTTGCATCCAAAAACAAAAGTTTTTCAAGGTCCTTTTCGAGAAGAATCCGAACAGTTGATCTTAGATTTTTTTAAAAAACTGAGAAAGTAA